One Mycobacterium sp. SMC-4 DNA window includes the following coding sequences:
- the bfr gene encoding bacterioferritin has protein sequence MQGDPEVLKLLNEQLTSELTAINQYFLHSKMQENWGFTELAEHTRKESFEEMVHAEEITDRILLLDGLPNYQRLFSLRVGQTLREQFEADLAIEYEVVGRLKPGILMCREKGDATTATLFEKILADEELHIDYLETQLELMGKLGEELYMAQCVATPPK, from the coding sequence ATGCAAGGCGATCCAGAGGTTCTGAAATTGCTCAATGAGCAATTGACCAGCGAACTTACGGCGATCAATCAGTATTTTCTGCATTCGAAGATGCAGGAGAACTGGGGGTTCACCGAATTGGCGGAACATACCCGGAAAGAATCATTCGAGGAAATGGTTCACGCCGAGGAGATCACCGATCGCATTCTGCTTCTCGATGGCCTGCCCAACTACCAGCGGCTGTTTTCCCTGAGGGTCGGACAGACATTGCGCGAGCAGTTCGAGGCCGATCTGGCCATCGAGTACGAAGTGGTCGGCCGACTCAAGCCGGGCATCCTGATGTGCCGCGAGAAGGGCGACGCGACCACCGCGACGCTGTTCGAGAAGATCCTCGCCGACGAAGAGTTGCACATCGACTATCTGGAGACCCAGCTGGAACTGATGGGCAAGCTCGGCGAGGAGCTCTACATGGCTCAGTGCGTGGCGACGCCCCCGAAGTAA
- a CDS encoding MDR family MFS transporter — protein sequence MTALRGHHSQGGPTAPAEVNAHRRKVIFAAVALGMMLAALDQTIVATALPTVVADLGGAGHQSWVVTSYLLASTIAAAIVGKLGDLFGRKLIFAVAILFFLVGSVLCGISSSMEMLVASRALQGIGGGALMVTAAAVIGEVIPLRDRGRYQGALGAVFGVTTVAGPLLGGYFTDHLSWRWAFWINIPLGIVVLFVAVATIPALSRRGRPVIDYAGIVLIGLGASGLTLATSLGGSTFDWSSPTIIVLGIGSVIALAFFIRVERRAAEPILPIRLFTSPVFTVCCILSFIVGFAMLGALTFLPTFMQFVDGVSATESGLRTLPMVGGLLLTSMGSGVLVSRTGRYKIFPVLGTAAMTLGFVLLSRMDQTTPVLQQSAYLFVLGTGIGMCMQVLVLIVQSTAKFSDLGVATSGVTFFRTIGSSFGAAIFGSLFATFLYARITPALAAGGAPPEAAQSPQALHRLPDAVAAPVVTAYADSLGLVFLCAAPVAAIGFLVSLTLKQVPLQDIEAAAALDMGEGFAMPSADTPEDILETAVARLIRQSPEIRLRSIAGTYGCAADVALLWALIQIYRQSQVFGSARLTEIAERLRVPPEVLAPTFDRLVGCGHALRTGDQLWLTQSGARQVDATSSPLVSRIVAKLESSPAFEGRPDRAEVEAALEKIAQRLLVQRDWEGDPNALTTAAR from the coding sequence ATGACCGCACTCCGGGGCCACCACAGCCAGGGCGGTCCCACAGCACCCGCTGAGGTCAACGCGCACCGTCGCAAAGTCATCTTCGCCGCGGTGGCGCTCGGCATGATGCTCGCCGCCCTGGACCAGACGATCGTCGCGACGGCGCTGCCGACGGTGGTCGCCGATCTGGGTGGGGCGGGCCATCAGTCCTGGGTGGTCACCAGCTATCTGCTGGCCTCGACGATTGCCGCCGCGATCGTCGGCAAGCTCGGAGATCTCTTCGGCCGCAAACTCATCTTTGCCGTCGCGATCCTGTTCTTCCTGGTCGGTTCGGTGCTGTGCGGCATCTCCTCGTCGATGGAGATGCTGGTGGCCTCGCGGGCGCTGCAGGGCATCGGCGGCGGTGCCCTGATGGTCACCGCTGCCGCGGTCATCGGCGAGGTGATCCCGCTGCGCGATCGCGGACGATATCAGGGTGCCCTGGGCGCAGTGTTCGGCGTCACGACGGTGGCGGGCCCATTACTGGGCGGCTACTTCACCGATCACCTGAGCTGGCGCTGGGCATTCTGGATCAACATCCCGCTCGGCATCGTGGTCCTCTTCGTCGCGGTCGCCACGATCCCGGCACTGAGCCGACGCGGCAGGCCGGTCATCGACTACGCGGGCATCGTGCTCATCGGTCTGGGCGCCTCCGGACTGACGCTGGCCACCAGCTTGGGTGGCAGCACCTTCGACTGGTCGTCGCCGACGATCATCGTGCTGGGGATCGGGTCGGTGATCGCGCTGGCATTCTTCATCCGAGTCGAGCGCCGCGCCGCCGAGCCCATCCTGCCGATCCGGTTGTTCACCAGTCCGGTGTTCACGGTGTGCTGCATCCTGTCGTTCATCGTCGGATTCGCGATGCTGGGGGCCCTGACATTCTTGCCCACGTTCATGCAGTTCGTCGACGGCGTGTCGGCAACCGAGTCCGGACTGCGCACCCTGCCGATGGTCGGCGGACTGCTGCTGACATCGATGGGCAGCGGAGTGCTGGTCAGTCGTACCGGTCGCTACAAGATCTTCCCGGTCCTGGGCACCGCGGCGATGACGCTGGGCTTCGTGCTGCTCTCACGGATGGACCAGACCACCCCCGTCCTGCAGCAGAGCGCGTATCTGTTCGTCCTGGGCACCGGTATCGGAATGTGCATGCAGGTGCTGGTTCTCATCGTGCAGAGCACCGCGAAGTTCTCCGACCTCGGTGTGGCCACCTCCGGCGTGACGTTCTTCCGAACCATCGGAAGTTCTTTCGGGGCAGCCATCTTCGGCTCACTGTTCGCGACCTTTCTGTATGCCCGGATCACCCCGGCGTTGGCCGCCGGCGGCGCACCGCCCGAAGCGGCGCAGTCCCCCCAGGCGCTGCATCGTCTTCCCGACGCCGTCGCGGCACCCGTGGTGACCGCGTATGCCGATTCGCTGGGCCTGGTGTTCCTGTGCGCGGCACCGGTCGCAGCGATCGGATTCCTTGTCTCGTTGACGCTCAAGCAGGTGCCGCTGCAGGACATCGAAGCGGCCGCGGCGCTGGACATGGGGGAGGGCTTTGCGATGCCCTCGGCCGACACACCCGAGGACATCCTGGAGACCGCGGTGGCGCGACTGATCCGGCAGTCTCCCGAGATCCGGCTGCGCAGCATCGCGGGCACCTACGGGTGTGCAGCCGACGTGGCACTGCTGTGGGCGTTGATCCAGATCTACCGGCAGAGCCAGGTGTTCGGTTCGGCCCGACTGACCGAGATTGCCGAGCGGTTGCGGGTGCCGCCGGAGGTGCTGGCACCCACCTTCGATCGACTGGTCGGATGCGGTCACGCGCTGCGCACCGGAGACCAGCTCTGGTTGACCCAATCGGGTGCGCGACAGGTCGACGCAACGTCCTCGCCGTTGGTCAGCCGGATCGTCGCGAAGCTGGAGAGTTCACCGGCATTCGAGGGCCGCCCAGATCGCGCCGAGGTAGAGGCCGCGCTGGAGAAGATCGCACAGCGCCTGCTGGTGCAACGAGACTGGGAAGGGGATCCGAACGCACTCACCACGGCCGCACGGTGA
- a CDS encoding carboxymuconolactone decarboxylase family protein: MSRIGDFADDDVTGFAVKSPDLGAAMAQFSNAVYTKNRLPMRVREAARIVIAYANECVVCQNTRDSDGADNGITEEFYDYATQWRTWPGYSDAERVAMEFAHRFATDHTALRDDEDFWRRAAEHFDDELMTDLAISCAMWVGMGRMLRTLDIGQSCKITL, translated from the coding sequence ATGAGCAGAATCGGGGATTTCGCGGACGACGATGTGACCGGCTTCGCTGTGAAGTCACCGGATCTGGGCGCCGCGATGGCACAGTTCAGCAACGCCGTTTACACCAAGAACCGGCTGCCGATGCGGGTCCGGGAAGCGGCGCGAATCGTCATCGCCTACGCCAACGAGTGCGTGGTGTGCCAGAACACCCGGGATTCCGACGGTGCGGACAACGGCATCACCGAGGAGTTCTACGACTACGCGACGCAATGGCGCACCTGGCCGGGTTACAGCGACGCCGAGCGCGTCGCCATGGAGTTCGCGCACCGGTTCGCCACCGACCACACCGCATTACGTGACGACGAGGACTTCTGGCGCCGCGCCGCAGAACATTTCGACGACGAGCTGATGACCGATCTCGCTATTTCCTGTGCCATGTGGGTGGGCATGGGCCGGATGCTGCGCACCCTGGACATCGGCCAGAGCTGCAAGATCACGCTCTGA
- a CDS encoding glutamine synthetase family protein, with translation MAAKPLAAAAIAQLEADGVATLIGSVVNPAGLIHAKTVPLRRMASFADPGLGASPVWHVFAVDQTGIVFSDTTGVIGDQRIRIDLGALRILGDGLAWAPGSFFGQDGTPDPYCARGALRRVQNALTAAGIEALVGHEIEFVLVGPDGAPLAGHLWAQYGLAGVLEFEGFVRDVSAAATASSLVIEQFHPEYGVNQFEISLAPQPPVTAADQVTLLRIIVGRVARKYGMRASLSPVPFAGSVGNGAHQHFSLTRDGVPLFSGGDGPAGMTAEGASAVAGVLAGLPAAQGVLCGSILSGLRMRPGQWAGAYACWGTENREAAVRFLPAGEANPYGAHVEVKVIDPSANPYLASAVILGLAAGGIETGVELPPEVAVDPSGLTGGSAVPVLDTEQSVMLDALDHSSKVRTILGDPVVDAVVAVRRYEQHNYAHLSDDELAEKFRLSWSV, from the coding sequence ATGGCAGCCAAACCGCTCGCCGCCGCGGCGATCGCTCAGCTGGAAGCCGACGGCGTGGCCACCCTCATCGGCTCGGTCGTCAACCCCGCGGGTCTGATCCACGCCAAGACCGTGCCGCTGCGCAGGATGGCATCGTTCGCTGATCCCGGTCTGGGGGCCAGCCCGGTGTGGCACGTGTTCGCCGTCGACCAGACCGGCATCGTGTTCAGCGACACCACCGGTGTGATCGGCGACCAGCGCATCCGGATCGACCTCGGTGCGCTGCGCATCCTCGGGGACGGATTGGCCTGGGCCCCAGGTTCTTTTTTCGGCCAGGACGGCACCCCCGACCCGTACTGCGCCCGCGGTGCGCTGCGCCGCGTGCAGAATGCGCTGACTGCGGCGGGCATCGAGGCACTGGTCGGCCACGAGATCGAGTTCGTCCTCGTCGGTCCCGACGGCGCGCCGCTTGCCGGGCATCTGTGGGCCCAGTACGGGCTGGCCGGGGTGCTCGAATTCGAGGGGTTCGTTCGTGACGTGAGCGCCGCGGCGACCGCCTCCAGTCTGGTGATCGAGCAGTTCCACCCCGAGTACGGAGTCAACCAGTTCGAGATCTCGCTGGCCCCGCAACCGCCGGTGACCGCGGCCGATCAGGTCACGCTGCTGCGCATCATCGTCGGACGGGTCGCCCGCAAGTACGGTATGCGTGCCAGTCTGTCCCCGGTGCCCTTCGCCGGCAGCGTCGGAAACGGTGCACACCAACATTTCTCGCTGACGCGCGACGGGGTACCGCTGTTCTCTGGCGGCGACGGACCCGCCGGCATGACCGCCGAGGGCGCCTCGGCAGTCGCCGGTGTGCTGGCCGGACTGCCGGCGGCACAGGGTGTGCTGTGCGGGTCGATCCTGTCCGGGCTGCGGATGCGGCCCGGACAGTGGGCCGGCGCCTACGCATGCTGGGGAACCGAGAACCGGGAAGCCGCGGTGCGGTTTCTGCCCGCCGGCGAAGCCAACCCGTACGGCGCCCACGTCGAGGTCAAGGTCATCGACCCGTCGGCGAACCCGTATCTGGCCTCGGCGGTGATTCTTGGGCTGGCGGCAGGCGGCATCGAAACTGGTGTGGAGTTGCCCCCCGAGGTCGCCGTCGATCCGTCCGGCCTGACCGGAGGATCGGCTGTACCGGTACTCGACACCGAGCAGTCGGTCATGCTCGACGCGCTCGACCACTCGTCGAAGGTACGCACCATCCTGGGCGACCCCGTCGTCGATGCCGTCGTCGCGGTCCGCCGCTACGAGCAGCACAACTACGCCCACCTGAGCGACGACGAGCTCGCCGAGAAGTTCCGGCTGTCCTGGAGTGTGTGA
- a CDS encoding amidohydrolase family protein, which produces MLDLKITGGTVVDGTGAERFRADIGIKDGRIVAVRRRSGEDCGLTTEALQTIDATDRIVAPGFVDVHTHYDGQVSWDDTLEPSSLHGVTTVVSGNCGVGFAPVRPGSEQWLIELMEGVEDIPGSALAEGITWQWESFPEYLDTVEKRALAVDYGTQIAHGAVRGYAMGERGARNEEATSDDIAAMARIVTEAIEAGALGFSTSRTEAHRAISGEPVPGTYAAEAELFGLGRAMAAGGRAVFEVSPQGTAGESPAEACMREMDWMTKLSAEIERPVSFTMIQTGGAPDLWRTQLERAGKALENGIEVFAQFAARPFGMLFGFPGYHAFTHRPTYRRLKAAMGAQELAARLAEPAVRAAILAEEDLPPQPIPLFDGLFALIQHSTDRIYPIGDPPDYEPTPDQTVAAIAERRGQTPLATLYDLMLEGDGTAMLMLPFFNYAEGNHDAIYEMMTHPAAVSGLSDGGAHCGLICDASYPTFLLTHWARDRHRGPKFSLEYVIRKQTLDTATLFGLSDRGVIAEGKKADLNVIDTDALQLDVPRMVYDLPAGGQRLIQGASGYDATVVSGVLTRRHGIDTGARPGRLLRGVR; this is translated from the coding sequence ATGCTCGATCTGAAGATCACCGGCGGAACCGTCGTCGACGGCACCGGCGCCGAACGCTTCCGTGCCGACATCGGCATCAAGGACGGACGCATCGTGGCGGTTCGCCGTCGCAGCGGCGAGGACTGCGGACTGACCACCGAGGCGCTGCAGACCATCGACGCGACCGATCGGATCGTCGCACCGGGCTTCGTCGACGTGCATACCCACTACGACGGCCAGGTCAGCTGGGACGACACCCTCGAACCGTCCAGCCTGCACGGCGTGACCACGGTGGTCAGCGGTAACTGTGGGGTCGGATTCGCTCCGGTGCGGCCGGGCAGCGAGCAGTGGCTGATCGAACTCATGGAGGGCGTCGAGGACATCCCGGGATCCGCCCTCGCCGAGGGCATCACCTGGCAGTGGGAGAGCTTTCCCGAATACCTCGACACCGTCGAGAAGCGGGCTCTCGCCGTCGATTACGGCACCCAGATCGCCCACGGCGCGGTTCGCGGGTATGCGATGGGTGAACGTGGCGCCCGCAATGAGGAAGCCACCTCCGATGACATCGCCGCTATGGCGCGCATCGTGACCGAAGCGATCGAGGCCGGTGCGCTCGGATTCTCCACCTCACGTACCGAGGCTCACCGTGCCATCAGCGGCGAACCGGTACCCGGCACCTACGCCGCCGAGGCCGAACTGTTCGGTCTGGGCCGCGCGATGGCGGCCGGCGGGCGCGCGGTGTTCGAGGTGTCACCGCAGGGCACTGCCGGCGAGAGTCCCGCGGAGGCCTGTATGCGTGAAATGGACTGGATGACCAAGCTCAGCGCCGAAATTGAACGGCCGGTGTCGTTCACCATGATTCAGACCGGCGGCGCACCGGATCTGTGGCGCACACAGCTTGAGCGTGCGGGCAAAGCGCTGGAGAACGGTATCGAGGTGTTCGCGCAGTTCGCCGCTCGGCCTTTCGGCATGCTGTTCGGGTTCCCGGGCTACCACGCTTTCACCCACCGACCGACCTACCGCAGACTCAAGGCCGCGATGGGAGCCCAGGAGTTGGCCGCGCGGCTGGCCGAGCCCGCTGTGCGCGCGGCGATACTGGCCGAGGAGGACCTGCCGCCGCAGCCGATTCCGTTGTTCGACGGGCTGTTCGCACTGATCCAGCACAGCACCGACCGGATCTACCCGATCGGTGACCCACCCGACTACGAACCGACTCCCGATCAGACGGTCGCGGCGATTGCCGAGCGGCGCGGGCAGACTCCGCTGGCGACGCTCTATGACCTGATGCTCGAAGGCGACGGCACCGCGATGCTGATGCTGCCGTTCTTCAACTATGCCGAGGGCAACCACGACGCGATCTACGAGATGATGACCCATCCGGCGGCGGTCTCGGGGCTGTCCGACGGGGGTGCGCACTGCGGGTTGATCTGTGATGCTTCCTATCCCACGTTCCTGCTGACGCACTGGGCTCGTGATCGCCATCGCGGCCCGAAGTTCTCTCTGGAATACGTGATTCGCAAACAAACCCTCGACACCGCGACGCTCTTCGGTCTCTCGGACCGCGGAGTCATCGCCGAGGGCAAGAAGGCCGACCTCAACGTCATCGACACCGACGCACTGCAACTGGACGTCCCACGGATGGTCTACGACCTACCCGCTGGAGGTCAGCGGCTGATCCAGGGCGCCTCGGGCTATGACGCGACGGTGGTCAGTGGGGTGCTGACCCGTCGGCACGGCATCGACACCGGAGCCCGGCCCGGCCGGTTGTTGCGCGGGGTGCGCTGA
- a CDS encoding amidohydrolase family protein, with protein MTYDTIIRGARWFDGTDAPSAVRNLGIHAGHLAAVTADDLDATGCPQVIDAHGKWVLPGMIDIHTHYDIEVLDGPALSESLRHGVTTVVLGSCSLSTVHVDAVTAGDIFGRVEAIPRDHVISAVERHKNWSGGEDYIAALESRPLGPNVAAFIGHSDIRAATMGLDRSTRAETGPTPDEQRQMEQMLIDVLRAGFLGMSSLQLRFDKLDGQRYRSRTLPSTYANRGELRRLTSLLRRSGRVLQSAPDIENPVNLLSHLVRSLGRGRGALKTSLLSAADVKTNPLAWRALGPMARLINRLGGDFRWQHLPVPFEVYADGIDFVIFEEFGAGEAALHLQDELARNEMLRDQAYRRRFRKDYENKLGVRVWQRDFFDAEIVDCPDTSVIGKSFGQVGRELGDIHPVDAFLDLVVEHGKALRWRTTISNHRPEVLQKMARDSGLQMGFSDAGAHLRNMAFYNMGLRLLRHVRDAERAGRAFMTVEQAVHRLTGELADWYRIDAGHLRRGDRADLLIVDPERLDSALDGYAEDAVDIYGGLSRMVNRNDRTVTAVFVGGRAVFVDGRPTAALGRHRTGQFLRAGQRTPALGGQEGELADAG; from the coding sequence GTGACCTATGACACGATCATCCGGGGTGCCCGCTGGTTCGACGGCACCGACGCCCCGTCGGCGGTGCGTAACCTCGGTATCCACGCCGGGCACCTCGCTGCCGTCACCGCCGACGACCTGGACGCCACCGGCTGCCCGCAAGTGATCGATGCGCACGGTAAGTGGGTGCTCCCCGGCATGATCGACATCCACACCCATTACGACATCGAAGTCCTCGACGGTCCGGCGCTGTCGGAATCCCTGCGGCACGGTGTCACCACCGTCGTCCTCGGGTCCTGTTCGCTGTCCACCGTGCATGTCGACGCGGTGACCGCCGGCGACATCTTCGGCCGGGTGGAGGCTATCCCCCGTGACCACGTGATCTCCGCCGTCGAGCGCCACAAGAACTGGAGCGGCGGCGAGGATTACATTGCGGCGCTGGAATCCCGACCGCTGGGCCCCAACGTCGCAGCCTTCATCGGGCACTCCGACATCCGGGCGGCCACGATGGGCCTGGATCGATCGACGCGTGCCGAGACCGGGCCCACCCCGGACGAACAGCGGCAGATGGAACAGATGCTCATCGACGTGCTGCGTGCGGGATTCCTCGGGATGTCTTCGCTGCAACTGCGTTTCGACAAGCTCGACGGCCAACGGTACCGGTCGCGCACGCTGCCGTCGACCTACGCGAACCGGGGCGAACTGCGTCGGTTGACATCGCTGCTGCGCCGTTCCGGGCGGGTGCTGCAGTCCGCGCCCGACATCGAGAACCCGGTCAACCTGCTCTCGCATCTGGTGCGGTCGCTGGGACGTGGACGCGGCGCCCTCAAGACCAGCCTGCTCTCGGCCGCAGACGTGAAGACCAACCCGCTGGCCTGGCGCGCACTGGGGCCGATGGCGCGCCTGATCAACCGGCTCGGCGGCGACTTCCGCTGGCAGCACCTGCCGGTGCCGTTCGAGGTGTATGCCGACGGCATCGACTTCGTCATCTTCGAGGAGTTCGGTGCCGGAGAGGCCGCACTGCACCTGCAGGACGAGCTGGCCCGCAACGAGATGTTGCGCGACCAGGCCTATCGCCGCAGGTTCCGCAAGGACTACGAGAACAAGCTCGGGGTGCGGGTGTGGCAACGCGATTTCTTCGATGCTGAGATCGTGGACTGCCCGGACACCTCGGTGATCGGCAAATCCTTCGGTCAGGTGGGTCGCGAGCTTGGTGATATCCACCCGGTGGATGCGTTTCTCGACCTGGTGGTCGAGCACGGCAAGGCATTGCGCTGGCGCACAACGATTTCCAACCACCGCCCAGAAGTGCTGCAGAAGATGGCGCGCGACTCGGGACTGCAGATGGGTTTCTCCGACGCCGGCGCCCATCTGCGCAACATGGCCTTCTACAACATGGGACTGCGCCTGCTGCGGCACGTCCGCGACGCCGAGCGTGCCGGTCGTGCCTTCATGACAGTGGAGCAGGCGGTGCACCGCCTGACCGGCGAACTCGCCGACTGGTACCGCATCGACGCCGGTCACCTACGCCGAGGCGACCGCGCCGACCTGCTCATCGTCGACCCCGAGCGGCTCGACTCGGCACTCGACGGGTACGCCGAGGACGCCGTCGACATCTACGGAGGTCTGTCGCGGATGGTCAACCGCAACGACCGCACCGTCACGGCGGTCTTTGTCGGTGGTCGGGCTGTGTTCGTCGACGGGAGACCGACCGCGGCATTGGGCCGCCACCGCACCGGCCAGTTCTTGCGAGCCGGCCAACGTACACCCGCGCTCGGCGGGCAGGAAGGAGAGTTGGCCGATGCCGGCTGA
- a CDS encoding dienelactone hydrolase family protein encodes MQTRVNGIDEQIFENVYNATEPIARTALQDVGLVHEIIVEPGAHHAFFNDTGDRYDASAAADAWHGSLDWLSGYMA; translated from the coding sequence GTGCAGACACGTGTCAATGGAATCGATGAACAGATTTTCGAGAATGTCTACAACGCCACCGAACCGATCGCCCGGACGGCGCTGCAGGACGTCGGGCTGGTCCACGAGATCATCGTCGAGCCCGGTGCCCACCACGCGTTCTTCAACGACACCGGCGACCGGTACGACGCGTCCGCGGCCGCGGACGCTTGGCACGGGTCGCTGGATTGGCTCTCCGGGTATATGGCCTGA
- a CDS encoding glycosyltransferase: MRVVQVANFYGPRSGGLRTAVDRLGAEYGRAGHQVFLLVPGRTREQTRLDTGVTRITLPARQIPFTGGYRAVSPHPVIDELQRLGPDALEVSDRLTLRRLGRWGRDHGVWTVMISHERLDRLVGQVLPDRWAQTVADVANRRTANDYDAVVCTTGFAREEFERIGATNLSTVPLGVDLHQFHPSRWSLPVRQHWAGAGQPLLVHCGRLSVEKHPHRSIATLAALRRDGVDARLVVVGEGPLRTRLQRQAAGLPVDFTGHIDCRDTVASILASADVALAPGPHETFGLAALEALACGTPAVVSRSSALAEILTSESGATAADDAGALARAVTSILARPEPQRRRSARRRAEQFTWTRSGQEMLAVLTPFPARPPRGGLRS; encoded by the coding sequence ATGCGGGTCGTCCAGGTCGCCAACTTCTACGGTCCCCGTTCCGGCGGTCTGCGCACGGCGGTGGACCGCCTCGGCGCGGAGTACGGCCGCGCCGGGCACCAGGTCTTCCTCCTGGTGCCCGGTCGGACGCGGGAGCAGACCCGGCTTGACACCGGCGTCACTCGGATCACGCTGCCGGCCCGGCAGATTCCGTTCACGGGCGGGTATCGCGCGGTCTCTCCGCATCCGGTGATCGACGAGCTGCAACGGTTGGGTCCCGACGCGCTGGAAGTGTCGGACCGGCTGACGCTGCGGCGGCTCGGGCGATGGGGGCGCGACCACGGCGTGTGGACCGTCATGATCTCCCACGAGCGTCTCGATCGCCTTGTCGGACAGGTTCTTCCGGACCGGTGGGCCCAAACGGTCGCCGACGTGGCCAACCGTCGTACCGCAAATGACTACGACGCCGTCGTGTGCACGACCGGCTTCGCCCGCGAGGAGTTCGAACGCATCGGGGCCACCAATCTCTCGACGGTGCCGCTGGGCGTTGACCTTCATCAGTTCCATCCCTCCCGCTGGTCGCTGCCGGTTCGGCAGCACTGGGCGGGCGCTGGTCAGCCACTGCTGGTGCACTGCGGCCGGTTGTCGGTCGAGAAGCATCCGCACCGCAGCATCGCCACCCTGGCCGCGCTGCGCCGAGACGGCGTCGACGCCCGACTGGTGGTCGTCGGGGAGGGCCCGCTGCGCACCCGCCTGCAGCGGCAGGCCGCGGGGCTGCCGGTCGACTTCACCGGCCACATCGACTGCCGCGACACCGTGGCGAGCATCCTGGCCAGTGCCGACGTCGCGCTGGCTCCCGGACCCCATGAGACCTTCGGTCTGGCCGCGCTGGAGGCACTCGCGTGCGGGACGCCCGCGGTGGTGTCCCGATCCTCGGCGCTGGCCGAGATTCTCACTTCGGAGAGTGGTGCCACCGCAGCCGACGACGCCGGCGCGCTGGCCCGCGCCGTCACGTCGATCCTTGCCCGCCCCGAACCGCAGCGCCGCCGGTCGGCACGCCGTCGCGCCGAACAGTTCACCTGGACGCGTTCTGGGCAGGAGATGCTGGCCGTACTGACGCCATTCCCCGCGCGTCCACCCCGCGGTGGCTTACGATCCTGA
- a CDS encoding cytochrome P450: MDTGTLVARINGTAPPEIPLVDIDLSSWDFWGLDDDIRDGAFATLRREAPVSFHEAFVIDTDAEVAGHWALTRYDDVHYVSRHPELFSSALGITVGDQTPELAEYFGSMIAMDDPRHTRLRNIVRSAFTPRVLALIEDSVRDRAARLVEAMIDEHPDGQADIVTALAGPLPLQIICDMMGIPEADHQQIFHWTNVILGFGDPDIATDFDEFFSVAMAIGAYASELADARRTHPTEDLTTALVQAELDGERLTSAEVASFFILLVVAGNETTRNAISHGVLALSRYPEQRDIWWADYPTMAPTAVEEIVRWASPVAYMRRTATRDVQIGGVRIAEGDKLTLWYGSANRDETRFIDPWTFDVRRNPNPHVGFGGGGAHFCLGANLARREITVAFEELHRRVPDLRAVAEPDRLHSAFIHGIKHLPVIWTPRR; this comes from the coding sequence ATGGACACCGGTACCCTCGTCGCGCGGATCAACGGCACTGCGCCACCAGAGATTCCGCTGGTGGACATCGACCTGAGCTCGTGGGACTTCTGGGGGCTCGACGACGATATCCGCGACGGCGCGTTCGCGACGTTGCGCCGCGAGGCCCCGGTCTCCTTTCACGAGGCGTTCGTGATCGACACCGACGCCGAGGTGGCCGGGCACTGGGCGCTGACCCGCTACGACGACGTGCACTACGTCAGTCGCCACCCCGAGTTGTTCAGTTCGGCGCTGGGCATTACGGTCGGTGACCAAACACCTGAACTGGCAGAGTATTTCGGCTCCATGATCGCGATGGACGACCCGCGCCACACTCGGCTGCGCAACATCGTGCGCAGCGCCTTCACCCCGCGCGTGCTGGCCCTGATCGAGGATTCGGTGCGTGACCGCGCCGCGCGGTTGGTGGAGGCGATGATCGACGAGCACCCCGACGGGCAGGCCGACATCGTCACGGCGCTGGCCGGTCCCCTGCCACTGCAGATCATCTGCGACATGATGGGTATTCCCGAGGCCGACCACCAGCAGATCTTCCACTGGACCAACGTCATCCTCGGGTTCGGTGATCCCGACATTGCCACGGACTTCGACGAGTTCTTCTCGGTCGCGATGGCCATCGGTGCCTACGCCTCCGAACTGGCCGACGCGAGGCGTACCCATCCGACCGAGGACCTGACCACCGCCCTGGTCCAGGCCGAACTCGACGGTGAGCGGCTCACCTCGGCCGAGGTGGCGTCGTTCTTCATCCTGCTGGTCGTCGCCGGCAACGAAACCACGCGCAACGCGATCAGCCACGGCGTACTCGCGCTGAGCCGCTATCCCGAGCAGCGCGACATCTGGTGGGCCGACTACCCGACGATGGCTCCGACGGCGGTCGAGGAGATCGTCCGGTGGGCCTCCCCGGTCGCCTACATGCGTCGCACCGCCACCCGCGACGTCCAGATCGGCGGCGTGCGTATCGCCGAGGGTGACAAGCTCACACTCTGGTACGGCTCAGCCAACCGTGACGAGACCCGATTCATCGATCCGTGGACCTTCGATGTCCGGCGCAACCCCAATCCGCATGTCGGTTTCGGCGGTGGAGGCGCGCACTTCTGCCTCGGTGCCAACCTGGCCCGCCGCGAGATCACGGTGGCGTTCGAGGAACTGCACCGTCGGGTGCCGGACCTGAGGGCGGTCGCCGAGCCGGACCGTCTGCATTCGGCGTTCATCCACGGAATCAAGCACCTGCCCGTGATCTGGACGCCTCGGCGCTGA